In Candidatus Hydrogenedentota bacterium, the genomic stretch CCAGCTTTCGCAGCGGATCGCGCCGGAAGTGTTCATGTCGATTCAGGGCATGGAGGACTGCGAGCTGGTGGCGGATTCGATCTGCGCGTACCTGCCGGTGCGCGTGGAAGAGCGCCAGGCGCTGTTGGAGCTGGTGGACACGGCGGCGCGGCTGGAGAAGATCACCTCCATTCTCATGCGGGAGAATGAACTCATCCGCATGGAACACAGCGTGCGGGATCGTATGCGCGAGCAGATGGAGCGCGGCCAGCGGGAGCACTACCTGCACGAGCAGCTCAAGCTGATCCACCAGGAGCTGGGCAACCGCGAGGAGGGCTTCGACGAGTTCACCGAGATGCGGACGATGATCGCGGAGGCGAAAATGCCGGCCGAGGTGCGGGCGAAGGCGGATCGCGAGTTTGCGCGCTACGAGCGCATGCCGATGCTGAGCCCGGAGGGCGCGGTAATCCGCAATTACCTGGAATGGCTCTGCGACATGCCGTGGTCGAAGCGGACGCGCGATTTTCTGAATCTTGCGCGCGCCCAGAAGGTGCTCGACGAGGATCACTACGGCCTGGAGAAGGTGAAGGACCGGATTCTGGAGTATCTGGCCGTGCGGAAGTTGAGCAATTCCGCGCGAGGGCCGATCCTGTGTCTCGTGGGCCCGCCCGGCGTCGGCAAAACGTCGCTGGGCGAGTCAATCGCGCGTGCGATGAAGCGGAAGTTCATCCGGGCGTCGCTCGGGGGCATCCGGGACGAGGCGGAGATCCGGGGCCACCGGCGGACCTATATTGGGGCGCTTCCCGGCCGGATCATTCAGAACATCAAGAAAGCGGGCGTGAAGAACCCGCTGTTTCTGCTGGACGAGATCGACAAGCTGAGCAACGATTTTCGGGGCGATCCCTCGTCGGCGCTGCTGGAGGTGCTGGATCCGGCGCAGAACAAGGATTTCAGCGACCACTACCTGGAGGTGAGCTTCGACCTTTCCGAGGTCTTCTTCATCGCGACGGCGAACAACGAATACGACATTCCGCACGCGCTGCATGATCGCATGGAGATCGTCCATCTCTCCGGGTACACCCTGCGCGAGAAAGAGCAGATCGCGCGTCTGTTTCTGCTGCCCCGCATGATGGCTGATTGCGGCCTGACGGCGAAACAGGCCGTGCTGGAGGACAGCGCGATCACGGAGATCATCCAGCGCTACACCCGCGAGGCGGGCGTCCGCGAGCTGGAGCGCCAGATTGCCCGCGTGCTGCGCAAGGTGGCGCGGCGCGTAGTGGAGAAGGCGCACAAGGGCGTGATGGCGCTGGACGCGGCGGCGGTTGTCGAGTTGCTCGGCCCGCCGGTATACAGCGCGATGCGCGAGGTGGAGGAGCCGCAACCGGGCATCGCCATCGGCATGGCGTGGACGCAGGTGGGCGGCGACATTCTGTTTATAGAGACGAGCCTCACCGAGGGCAAGGGGAAGCTCACCCTGACGGGGCAGCTTGGCAACGTGATGAAGGAGTCGGCGGAGGCGGCGTACACCTACATTCGGGCGCACGCGAAAGAGCTGGAGGTTCCGGCGGACTTCTACAAGAAGCGGGATCTCCACGTGCATGTGGCCGAGGGCGCGGTGCCCA encodes the following:
- the lon gene encoding endopeptidase La, with amino-acid sequence MRLPLLPLKDMVIFPRMVVPLLVGRAASLAAVEGSLAGNQPLFLCTQKDPNEENPGEDGLYRVGVAASILQSLRMPDGTMKVVVEGLGRGQVEQFLFEAESGTEAEVTSLESSTERSDRISALARAAIGQFEDYVQLSQRIAPEVFMSIQGMEDCELVADSICAYLPVRVEERQALLELVDTAARLEKITSILMRENELIRMEHSVRDRMREQMERGQREHYLHEQLKLIHQELGNREEGFDEFTEMRTMIAEAKMPAEVRAKADREFARYERMPMLSPEGAVIRNYLEWLCDMPWSKRTRDFLNLARAQKVLDEDHYGLEKVKDRILEYLAVRKLSNSARGPILCLVGPPGVGKTSLGESIARAMKRKFIRASLGGIRDEAEIRGHRRTYIGALPGRIIQNIKKAGVKNPLFLLDEIDKLSNDFRGDPSSALLEVLDPAQNKDFSDHYLEVSFDLSEVFFIATANNEYDIPHALHDRMEIVHLSGYTLREKEQIARLFLLPRMMADCGLTAKQAVLEDSAITEIIQRYTREAGVRELERQIARVLRKVARRVVEKAHKGVMALDAAAVVELLGPPVYSAMREVEEPQPGIAIGMAWTQVGGDILFIETSLTEGKGKLTLTGQLGNVMKESAEAAYTYIRAHAKELEVPADFYKKRDLHVHVAEGAVPKDGPSAGTALIVSMVSALRGVAPTAALSMTGEITLLGRVLPVGGIKEKVLAAHRAGVKTVLLPRENEKDLPDVPAEVRDALDIRFVDQVGEVLAVAFPPARRRSSRRAGGS